The proteins below are encoded in one region of Polynucleobacter sp. AP-Elch-400A-B2:
- the folD gene encoding bifunctional methylenetetrahydrofolate dehydrogenase/methenyltetrahydrofolate cyclohydrolase FolD: MPAQLLDGIALSKKLRTEIAARGAIVTAKGVRPGLAVIVVGENPASQVYVRNKVKACEDVGFHSVLERYSVELGEEELLARIATLNADPVIHGILVQLPLPEHIAAERVLEAIAPEKDVDGFHVANAGALMVGQPEFKPCTPYGCMKILESIEYPIRGARAVIVGASNIVGKPMAMLLLQAGATVTICNSKTRDLAHHTKDADILVVATGKPKMITGDMVKNGAVVIDVGINRMPDGKLCGDVDFDAVQYVAGWITPVPGGVGPMTITMLLMNTLEAAEKAAKPS; encoded by the coding sequence ATGCCTGCACAGTTACTCGATGGCATCGCGCTATCAAAAAAATTACGTACTGAAATTGCTGCACGTGGCGCTATCGTTACCGCCAAGGGCGTTAGACCAGGTTTAGCAGTCATCGTTGTTGGCGAAAATCCTGCTAGCCAGGTTTATGTCAGGAATAAAGTAAAAGCCTGCGAAGATGTTGGTTTCCACTCTGTGCTTGAGCGCTACTCCGTAGAATTAGGCGAAGAGGAATTGCTAGCTCGTATTGCTACTCTCAATGCTGATCCAGTCATCCACGGCATCTTGGTCCAACTACCGCTTCCTGAGCACATTGCGGCTGAACGCGTACTTGAGGCAATCGCACCAGAAAAAGATGTGGATGGTTTTCACGTAGCCAATGCTGGCGCCCTCATGGTAGGCCAGCCAGAATTCAAGCCCTGTACTCCTTATGGCTGTATGAAAATTCTGGAAAGCATTGAATACCCCATCCGCGGTGCACGTGCGGTGATCGTTGGCGCCTCTAATATTGTTGGCAAACCGATGGCTATGCTCTTGCTACAGGCAGGTGCAACAGTCACTATTTGCAATAGCAAGACCCGTGACTTGGCGCATCACACTAAAGATGCTGATATTTTGGTAGTGGCGACTGGCAAGCCGAAAATGATTACCGGTGATATGGTCAAAAATGGTGCCGTAGTCATTGACGTGGGCATTAATCGCATGCCCGATGGGAAACTCTGTGGCGACGTTGATTTTGATGCTGTTCAATATGTTGCTGGTTGGATCACACCTGTGCCAGGTGGCGTAGGCCCCATGACTATCACCATGCTTCTGATGAATACCTTAGAGGCAGCAGAAAAAGCGGCCAAGCCGTCTTAA